The sequence below is a genomic window from Flavobacterium sediminilitoris.
ACCAAAAAAAAACAATTCGAAAAAGCAATAGAAAGCTTTCACAAAGCCGATTCAATTCCAGTAAAAGAATTTAAAAACAAAAACAAAGAAATAATATATGGATTCTTAGCAAATGCATACAAAGAAAATGGAGACTATAAAAAAGCAATAGAATACCTCGAAAAACAAAAAGTATATCAAGATATTTTAGGCGAGAAAGAACAAAATAAAGCCATTATTGAAATAGATACCAAATACAAAACAATCGAAAAAGAAAAAGAAAATAAAGCACTAAAAAAAATAAACTTCAAAAGTAAAATAACAATTATAATCATTGTAACACTCCTATTATTATCCATTCTCATAGGATTATTATCATTTAAAAATATCATAAATAAAAAGAAAATAATAGAACAACAAAAAACAATCGAAGTAAACCTATTAGAAAATAGACTAAAAGAAAACCAACTTAACGAAATTGACAAAATGCTAGAAGTTCAAGAAAAAGAAAGACAAAAAATAGCTGATGAACTACACGATAACTTAGGAAGCCTATTAGCAACCTTAAAAATAAACTTTGAAACCATACAAAACCAACAAATAACAGACAAAGCATTATACGCAAAAACAAATGAAATAATAAACGAAACATATCAAGAAGTTAGAAATATAGCCCACCTAAAAAATAGCGGAGTAATAGGAAGAGAAGGACTATTGGCATCGGTAAAAAAAATGGCAGAAAAAATGTCCATTCCAAACAAAATTATTTTTAATGTTATCCCATCCGGACTAAATGAAAGAATAGACAACACTATAGAAGTATTACTATTTAGAATCATCCAAGAACTATCCACAAATAGCATAAAACACGCAAAAGCAACAGAAGTAAATATTTATCTAAATCAATACAATAAAAAAGAAATTAATATAATGATTGAAGACAACGGTTGCGGCTTTAATCCAGAAAATATAAATAAAAATGGAGGAATAGGACTAAAAAATATAGAAAGAAAAATAGAACAATTAAATGGAGTATTTACAATTGATAGTAAAATTTCAAAAGGAACAACCATAATAATAGACTTACCAATATGATACGAATAGTTATAGCAGAAGATCATCAAGCTCTAATAGATGGAATAAAACTAGCATTAGAATATGAAGAAGACATAATAGTAATAGGAGAAGCATTAGATGGAGAAATGCTAATAGAACTAGTTAAAAATAAAAAACCCGACATTGTTGTAACCGATATAAGAATGCCCAAATGCGATGGCATTACAGCAACTCGAATAATAAAAAAAGAATTTCCAAGTATAAACATAATAGCCTTTAGCATGTTTGACCAAGATGAAGCAATTGAACAAATGAAAAATGCAGGAGCAATAGGATATATCATGAAAAATTCATCTCTAAAAAAACTAGTAGAAGCAATAAAAAGCGTAGCCAAGAACACTCCATTCTATGATGATGCTATAATTACAAAAGACACCACAACCAAAGAAGAAATCATTCTAAGCACAAGAGAAAAAGAAATACTTAGATTAGTAGGAGAAGGAAAAACATCACAAGAAATAGCCGACATACTATTTGTTGCCAAAAGCACAATAGACACACATAGAAAAAACATTTTAAAAAAAATGAATATTTACGGAAAAACCGATTTAATCCGATTTGCAATTGAAAGAAAATACGACTTTTAACCTCTTAAACACTATATAATAAAAAGTATAAAACCAAATAAATAAAATAGTATCCTAACCAAACAAAGCAATGTCTTAACAAGATAAGACAGTGGCTCAATCAAATAAAGCTTTGGTACAATCAGAAAAATAAACATAAAATAATAGTAAAAAAACAGATTAAAAACCTGTTAAGCATAAAAAAATCCCCATTGTTGGGGATTTTTTTATGAATATAAATAAAGAATTTTACCATGTAGTTAGCTAACCAATAAACAAATTAAAATGGAGATTAGAAACCAGAATAAAAACAAGGCGTAACCGAAAAGCCAAACGAGTAGGAAAACTAAAACTAAAAATCATGGAAAATAAAGAAAATTTAAACGACATTATAAAAGGATTAACAGGATATGTGTCAAAACCATTTAAATACACAGTTTCCTATTTTAATGGAGAACAAACATATACAGAAAAATTTGTAGTCCTTACAATAGGGAAAGAATTCACAGGAAACACCTCAAAAGGATTAGATGTTATAATTGACCAAGTATCAACAGCACTTGGAGCAGCTGTAGGAACTGCAACAGGAGGTTTAGGTTTAGCTTTAGGACCACTTACTAATATTGCACTACACTGGATAAAAGACCAAATATTCAATGCAGATGGAACCATTACAATTATGCTAGCAAATCATTATATAGGAACAAAAAACGGAGGAATAGATCCTACCTTTTGGCCAGGAGGCTTAGAAACAGCACATTGGGAAGGAATTGTAAATAGTATTATGGTAGCTTTAAATGCGCTAGGAAGTAAGTTTGATGGAAAAGAAGAACTTACCTATTCTGAAAACATAACCGTTCAAGGAAATTATTCAGAAGAAACTAATATTCCAGCAGTAGAAAGAGTTAAAGAATATTTTTCAAATCAAGAAATATTTACAAGAGAATCTATCTCAGTAAATAATTTTTCAAACCAAAACTTTTATAAAATGGGATTACCAACTTTAGTAAATAATAAAGGATTTGAAACATTTCTAAATGAATCTTTAGGGCAAATGAGTATTAGCTCATCTAATGTATCCACTTACGGATTAAGTTGCTTGGCTTGTAAATCAGTTGCTTATGCAACAGCAGGAGTTTTAGTAGTAATGAGTGCTGTAGCATTAGCAGAAATAGTAGTTACTTCAAGCATTGTAGGCTCATTAGCATCAGCATTAGGAATATCACCAGCATTAGCACTTCAATGCATTAGAGTAGCAGTAAATTCAATTGCTTTTGGAGCATCAGTAGTAGCAAATGAAATATGTTCAGCAGCAGGATTTTGTTAAAAAAATAAATAAACTAAAATATTGGCACGACTATTGTTTATCTTTATATAGAAAATAAAAATAAAAAAAGATATGAAAAAAGTGACCTTAATTCTAGCTTTAATCGGGATGATTACGCTACAAAGTTGTGTTAAAGAAGAAGTAATTGTAGATGATAACTTTGATAATGATACCATTAGTGAAGTGTTTGAATTAAAAAATGTAAATTTTAGTTTTAATAATTCTACTGGTGGATATTTTATCTATAGAGAATTAAATCCACAAATTTATGCATCAGATGTTATTCTAATATATAGATTGACCGATTTAATTAATTCAAATACACCTGTTTGGCAATTAATTCCAAGAACAGTGTTTTTTGATAACGGAGATGAATTAGATTATGATTTTGATTTTAGTAAAGAAGATTTTACAATTTATGCTGATGGTACTTATAATTTATCAAATACACCTGAATTTATTAATAATCAAACTTTTAGAATTGTAATTGTTCCAGGTTATTTTTCAAAAACTACAAACTCTATAGACTATTCTAATTATGAAGAGGTTATAAAGTATTTCGGAATAGACGATAAAAATGTTGAAATTTTATAGTGATTTATAAATAAGAAAGAGGAATAGAAAGTTCCTCTTTCTTATTTATAAATTAAATTTACTTATCTTATTAATTTTTAATTATTTTTTTTGAAAATATTTCGTCATTTCCTTCTATAATTAAATTGTACATTCCTTTCGGTAAATTTGATATATCTAAACTTAATGATTTAGAATTAATTTTTTTTTCACTAATTAAAACACTACCTATAAGATCTATAATTTTAATTGAATATGGGAAATTTTTGCTATTAATTTCTATATTTAAAATTGAGGATGAGGGATTTGGATATATGTTGAAAGTAACATTTTTATCATTATTTTCTACCATTAATTTTGATGCTCTATTCGTTCGTTCTACATAGACTGAATTACTTGGGTAATAATACGTAAAATCATTTTTAACTACCATTCTGCGATAATAAACTTTATTTGATCGACTTGCTCTTTGATTTGGAGTATAGTCTTTTGAAAATTCTTTATCTATGTTATACCAATTT
It includes:
- a CDS encoding tetratricopeptide repeat-containing sensor histidine kinase, translated to MLIINTNKTLLTIAAILIVAFSFSQNLELNKLKENINKADIESSKNNIEKIEKIPLNNPQKATFNYLKANYFKLINEDNLAYENYLKSKKNYLELDSLAKVATINIEMVSLLLAINNNKIDYNLYIKEFLDYAEKTNDSKRLSEAYMQLGKSFYTSNPELSIQYFFKALHENSKQKNTIYSARIMQNIGATYASDKILKLDSALFFYDKAMKIYEKDTLNEYKSYIYINRGVVFTKKKQFEKAIESFHKADSIPVKEFKNKNKEIIYGFLANAYKENGDYKKAIEYLEKQKVYQDILGEKEQNKAIIEIDTKYKTIEKEKENKALKKINFKSKITIIIIVTLLLLSILIGLLSFKNIINKKKIIEQQKTIEVNLLENRLKENQLNEIDKMLEVQEKERQKIADELHDNLGSLLATLKINFETIQNQQITDKALYAKTNEIINETYQEVRNIAHLKNSGVIGREGLLASVKKMAEKMSIPNKIIFNVIPSGLNERIDNTIEVLLFRIIQELSTNSIKHAKATEVNIYLNQYNKKEINIMIEDNGCGFNPENINKNGGIGLKNIERKIEQLNGVFTIDSKISKGTTIIIDLPI
- a CDS encoding response regulator transcription factor, encoding MIRIVIAEDHQALIDGIKLALEYEEDIIVIGEALDGEMLIELVKNKKPDIVVTDIRMPKCDGITATRIIKKEFPSINIIAFSMFDQDEAIEQMKNAGAIGYIMKNSSLKKLVEAIKSVAKNTPFYDDAIITKDTTTKEEIILSTREKEILRLVGEGKTSQEIADILFVAKSTIDTHRKNILKKMNIYGKTDLIRFAIERKYDF